The DNA sequence GCCATCCCCAGTTGCTCCTGGGTCAGACCGGAGCCGATGAGCTCGAGCAAGCGGAGCTGGGCCCTGGCCATCATGGTATTGGAGGGGTTGTTGATGGCTTCCCGCACGCTGGAGAAGTAGTTTCTGATCGCCTTGGCGGAAGAGGGGGCCTGGGCAAGGAGATCTTTCTCCACCGCATTGGCCATTGCCAGCTCAATGATCTTGTGCTCACGTTCCGTGATGGTGATTGTGCAGTTTTCACCACTGGGGCGAACCTGGATGGCAGAGGCTGTCGGTGTAACAACCATGGTTGCAGCGATGGTCACAGCGGTTGCGAGGACAACGGGGATCTTGGGGAGTTTCATGGATTTCCATACTTTCACTGAAGTGGACGGGGTTACCTCCCTGACGCTATGCCGTAGTTCGCTTAGTGGGCAGCCGTCATTTACTGGGCCCGAAAAGTGGGGACACCGGCTTGGGGATGCCCCGGACGGGTGGGGTGTGCGTCTCAACCAGCTCGTTTCCTCTACCTGGACGCTGCAAACTAGCTAAGATTTATCCATGACGTGGAATGTCCTTGCGATTGATGATCATGAGGTCGCCCTGGCTGGCATTGATGCCATTCTCCGTGCCAGCGGGGACTGCGAATTGGTGGGTTCCTTCGCCACGGTGGAAGAAGGCTCCGGGTTCCTTTCAGCACGGCCTGATGTCCGGGTGGATATCGTCCTGCTCGATTTGCGCCTGGCGGATAACTCCGATCCTTTCCTCAACGTGCAGTGTTTCCACGCCCTGGGTATTCCGGTGCTGGTGTTCTCCTCACTGGAGGATCCCTATCTGACGCGGCGCGCCCTGCTTGCCGGATCAGCCGGGGTGATCGAAAAATCCGCGAGCGCCCTGGAACTCAACGAGGCGATCGTATCCATCTGTCAGGGGAATACCTATGCCAATGCGGACTGGGCCAGCGTGATCGATTCGGATCCGGGTATCAAACAGGTGGAGCTGTCAAAACGACAGCAGGAGGTCCTCGAGATGTACGCCTCGGGCGAATCCGCGAAACGGGTGGCCACCACGCTGGGATTATCAGCAGAAACGGTTCAGGACTACATCAACCGGATCAGGTACAAATACGCTCAGGCCGGCAGACCGATCGCCACCAAGGTTCAGATGTTTCAACGCGCCCAGGAAGACGGATACCTGCCAGGCCCACTCGGTGCTTGAGTTATGCCACGCACACAACTGAGAAGTGACTCCCTGCCCGGTGAGTTCTTCGCACCCGGTTTCAGGGCCCCCACCGATGACCTGCCGGTGAAGGTGCAACAGCAGTTTCACGAATTGCGCACCGCCACGCCATCACTGCTCAGGGTCATCGCCATCGGTGGTGGATTATCGTGGACGCTGCTGCTGACACAGACCTTCAACCTCCAGTCCACTCCCGTTGTCCTTCTCTCATGGGGCGTGCTCTTCATCGCCGCTGTGGTTCTGTTGGTTGCGGGGTTGGGGAAGGTGGAGAAACTCTATCAACCGGCGATGGCGGCCGGGGCGTTGGTCTATTTCCTCCTGCTCAGTATCCATTCCATGTATCTGCTGATATCGGGTGCTTCACCCTTGGACGCGCTGAAGCTGGGGGACTACTCGGCGATCCCGGCAGCCCTGTTCGTAGCATCCTGGCCGGGTCTGGCATCAATAGTGGTGGCGCTGCTGGCCGTGTCGGTGGCAGCGGCATTCAACCTCGGGACACCACCGGGTTTCCGGATGCTGATAGAGATCCTGCACGCGCTGGCCCCCGTGGTGCCGTTTGTGATCATGGCGGCCAGAGGACTGAGCACCACCCGCACGATTGATCGTGCTGCCTCCCGCACCTACCGGGATGCCTTGGTGCTGGCCCGGCAGAAGGCACTGGGTGAGTTGGAGACCCGGTTCCTGGCCTTCATCCATGACCATGTGCTCACCCAGTTGTCTGCGATCTGGCGGGGCACGATCCCCCCTGATCCCCAGCGCATCCTTGCCGATATCCGCCGTTCAGGTCAGGACTCCCTGGACAGCCTGGGAGGTGTGACCTACGGGGACGCGGTGAATCAGATCAGCGCAGCGGTGCTCACTGAGTATCCTGCGACGAGGGTTGACCCACCCGGGACGATTCCTGCGGGGGCGCGTCTGCCGGCAACCACCGTCGCCGCGTTGGCGGACGCCCTGAGGCAGGGCGCTGCGAACGTCGCAAAGCATGCACCCGGGACCACCGCCCGGCTGCGCTTTGACCTGCACCCCGAGCGTTTCACCGCTGTGCTTGCCGACGACGGGCCGGGTTTCGACCCCGAGGGCCTACCCGAGGATCGCGTGGGGATCCGGGTGAGTATTCTCGGCCGCCTGGACCAGACCCCCGGAGCGTCGGGGAGTGTGCAGAGCGCGCCGGGGGAGGGCTGCGTGATCACCGTGCTGTGGGACCAGCATGGGCAGGGGATACAGGTCGATCCTGATGTGGACACCCTGCCATCGGTGTATGAATCGATGGGGTTCTCCGATATCTTCCAACCCGGTCCAGCGGTGGTGGTGTGGTTGATGTTTCTCGGATTGTCCTTGTCCAATGAGCATCCCCGCCCGCTCTGGTGGATGGTGTCCATGATCTTTGCGGCAGTCACACTCGGACTATTGGTCCAGAAACCCCACGAACGGCTGTCAAACCGGTTCACCCTGGCCAGCTGCGTGTTCATCTGGTTATTCTATGGGTTTGCGATTGCTGAAAATAGTGCTGACGAGCAGACCTGGCCCTTCTTCTGGGCACCATGGGTGGCACTATTGCTGTGTGCCTACCTGGCCATGCGCAACAGACCGCTGGCCGGGTGGGGCGCATGGATCGGGTGCATGATGATCGCGCAACTGTTTGTGTGGTCCGGGATTCAAACGGACTATATCGCCCCCTCAAACTCCTGGACCCACTCCCTGGTCCTGCTGCCCGCATCTATTCTGCCGTGGATGGTCAAACGCATCTCCGACGGACTGCCCCTGCTCATCAGCGAACGACGCGCCACCGCCGCCACCGCCGCCGTGGGTCTGGCGCGTCAGCGTTTCCTCGATGCCGCCCGTGACTGGTTATCCACCCGGATCACCATGCTGTTTCACACTTCCCTCACCCCGGAACAATCGTCCATGGCCGCGCATCTGCTTGAACAGCGCCTCCGCGATTCCATCCGCTCACCACTGCTTGACCGACCGGCGATCACCGCCGGCACATGGGACGCCCGCCTGCGCGGCGTCAACGTCAAGCTTCTCGACGACTACTCCCTCAGCCCCGCAACCTATCGCGGGAGGGACATCCATCCCCACATCACCGAGGTGGAAGACATACTCACCAGCGTGTTTGACCGAGCTGTGGAGGGAGACACGGTGGTGGTGCGACTACTTCCTGTGGGCCGTGACACCGCAGCCACCGTCCTCCACCGCAGGGAAACCACGGGGGAGTCGTGGCGGGTCAGAATCCACACCGGCGCCACTTCGACCTAACTGCTGCCGAAAGAGGAACCTCCACCGCC is a window from the Corynebacterium faecale genome containing:
- a CDS encoding response regulator transcription factor, translating into MTWNVLAIDDHEVALAGIDAILRASGDCELVGSFATVEEGSGFLSARPDVRVDIVLLDLRLADNSDPFLNVQCFHALGIPVLVFSSLEDPYLTRRALLAGSAGVIEKSASALELNEAIVSICQGNTYANADWASVIDSDPGIKQVELSKRQQEVLEMYASGESAKRVATTLGLSAETVQDYINRIRYKYAQAGRPIATKVQMFQRAQEDGYLPGPLGA
- a CDS encoding sensor histidine kinase — its product is MPRTQLRSDSLPGEFFAPGFRAPTDDLPVKVQQQFHELRTATPSLLRVIAIGGGLSWTLLLTQTFNLQSTPVVLLSWGVLFIAAVVLLVAGLGKVEKLYQPAMAAGALVYFLLLSIHSMYLLISGASPLDALKLGDYSAIPAALFVASWPGLASIVVALLAVSVAAAFNLGTPPGFRMLIEILHALAPVVPFVIMAARGLSTTRTIDRAASRTYRDALVLARQKALGELETRFLAFIHDHVLTQLSAIWRGTIPPDPQRILADIRRSGQDSLDSLGGVTYGDAVNQISAAVLTEYPATRVDPPGTIPAGARLPATTVAALADALRQGAANVAKHAPGTTARLRFDLHPERFTAVLADDGPGFDPEGLPEDRVGIRVSILGRLDQTPGASGSVQSAPGEGCVITVLWDQHGQGIQVDPDVDTLPSVYESMGFSDIFQPGPAVVVWLMFLGLSLSNEHPRPLWWMVSMIFAAVTLGLLVQKPHERLSNRFTLASCVFIWLFYGFAIAENSADEQTWPFFWAPWVALLLCAYLAMRNRPLAGWGAWIGCMMIAQLFVWSGIQTDYIAPSNSWTHSLVLLPASILPWMVKRISDGLPLLISERRATAATAAVGLARQRFLDAARDWLSTRITMLFHTSLTPEQSSMAAHLLEQRLRDSIRSPLLDRPAITAGTWDARLRGVNVKLLDDYSLSPATYRGRDIHPHITEVEDILTSVFDRAVEGDTVVVRLLPVGRDTAATVLHRRETTGESWRVRIHTGATST